GTAGAATGCTCATAAAACTAGAACTTTTCGAAGAAAATATTGATCCTTATCTCCAAAGACTAAGATCCAAATTTTTGAATGATTTTAGAAAAATCTGTACAGCAGAAGGAGAAGTTGACTATCTCAAACATCCACTTCTAAAAGAATGTTATCAGGAAATTCTAAACATTGAAAAAAGTGCTCGTAAATCACTTCAAAGACTCACCCAATCTGAACTATATCAAGATACAATTCAGTATATTGATGTAGACATTATTAATGATCATTATGTCCTCGCCGTTAGAAGTGATAGGTACAATGCAAAACTTGGCAAAATCATAGCTCGTTCTGACAAAGGAAATACTCTCTATATTGTCCCTAGCGAACTAGATGAAATTTCTCTCAAACGGTTGGAGCTTTACAATGAGCTTGATCAAAAAATTTATGAAATAACTAGTCAATTTAATAGTGTCATTCTTGAAAATTTTTACTTCTTTGATACTGCAAAAAATACTATTGAAACTTGTGATTTATTGAATTGTAAATCTCAATACATTATAAAAAAACAATTAAACAGGCCCACATTCAATCAAGAGTGCAAAATTGAAATTCATTCTTTAGTGCATCCTTTGATAGTCAATCCTGTTACGAATGATGTTGAAATTGATTATGGACATAAAGTTTTTTTAATTTCTGGCCCAAACACAGGTGGAAAAACAGTTTATCTCAAATCATTATCCCTAACTTATCTATTCGTTCATTTAGGATTATTTGTACCGGCCAGTAGAGCTCATATTCATTTGTTTCAAAAGATTTTTTTTCTAGGTCACGATTTTCAAAACCTCTTAGAGGGACATAGTTCCTTTGCGGCAGAATCATTAAATTATCTTGAATTATTAAAAGAGGCCGATGAAAATTCTCTCATTTTTATCGATGAAATATTCAATACAACTTCATCTACTGAAGCATCGGCACTGGCGATTTCAATTTTTGAACTTTTATCGACACGACCATTTATTAAAATTTTTGCTTCTACTCACCACCAGGTTCTCAAAGCATATATTCACCAGACTGATGAATACATTTCTGCTCATGTTGGGCATGATTCTAAAACTAATTCTCCTACCTATAAAATACATTTTGGGGCACCTGGCAGCTCTATGGCCATCAATATTTTTTCTAAAATTGCCAAGAACTCTGGTCTTGAATTTTTAGCACATAGAGCACTATCGTTGATTGATGAAAATTATCTGAACTATGAGGAGCTGCTCGAGCGTCTCAATAATTCGATTGGAATATTTCAAAAGAAATATAATGAGCTGGCCAGCTGGGAACAACAACTCGAACAGAAACAAAAAAGTGTAGATGGTCTACTCCTTTTAAAAAGTAGAGAATTGGAAGATTCCCTGAATTCAAAGCTTGAAAAGAAAATAATTGGATTAGAAAAAATTGCAGAAGATTTAAAAAAAGGGAATCTATCACCTAAGAAAATGCATCAACAAATTGCTAAAGTTCATCAGAAAAATATACTTTTAAATCAAAATGATAAACAGTCCATCAATATGTTTCCTATTGATATAAATCATTACGATAAAAACAAATCTTACTTCTGTTCAATAGTAAAAGGAGAAGTAAAAATTCTCTCACTCTCTGGAAATACTGCACTCGTAACTTATAGAGGAAAAAAAATTCAATGTCCACTTTCGACATTATTTGAGTTACCAAATTCCAATGGACATAAGCAGAAAATCAATATCAATGTTCATGTTCAAAGTGAAAATAAAATCAGTTTCGATTGTAGAGGAATGAAACTAGAAGAATTTCAACTCACAGTTGAAAGAGAGGCCCAAGCACTCCTTTCGAACGGTCTACCATATTTAGATATTATTCATGGTCATGGGGATGGAATTTTGAAGAAATGGCTCAGGAATGAATTTCTTAGACATAATCATGAATTCATCTGGGATATTCCTGATGGAAATGATGGGATGACTAGAATTCAAAAAAAATAATGTGACACACTTTTTGACTTCAAATTTATTAGTTTAAAAAAATTTTTAAAATATTAGATTTCTAAATATTTGGCCTGATTATGATCATTTTTGAGATACTTCCTGTTTTGTCCAAAAAACAGATGAGTACTTTCTATCTTGAAAAATTTTAGTAAGTTCAGTGATAAAAACATAACCTATTTTGACTCAACGAATGGTCGTATTATCAATGACTTAAAATTATTTTTTTTTGACATTATTGATAAAAATTACAAGGCACCTTCAAAAAAAAATGCTCAAAGAATACACTAGTATAGCGGGTTCCCCATAAGGATAGAGTAATATGTTACGTAAATTTAAGGCATTACTTATATTGATTTTTTTTACATTAGCAATGCCTATCTTTGCTCAATTTCACTCATGTCCAAAGGAAAAAGACGAAGAAGAAAGAAAGTCCTATGCTCAATCTGAAATAACCGAGTTTTCTGAGCATGTTATTAAAAATATTAGGCTTGACTTGCGTCTAGCAAAACACGTTACGAATAGATATCTCGCGTGTTTGAAAAATGACAAAGAATGGATTGAAAATAATAAAATTGATTACCGGGATAATTTTCCTTGTGAAGCAAGAATTGAGGGGCTTAGAAATAGAGTAAAATCAACATTTCCACGGATGAGACTTCTACTTTCTCTTTCAATGCCTAGATATACTTCAAGTAATCCTTATTACAATGGTTATTTAAATCCAGATGAGCTGACTGAAGAAAACCGGTATCAATTCGAACAGTTTATTACAACTGATATTGAACATTATTTTTCTGACTTAGCTGAACTTAAGCCGCTTACGCTTGAAGAAATAAAAAATTCATTTAGATTTCTTCACTCTGAAGAAGAAAAAAGAACAATCATTTGTGGGGAAGAAGATCCCAATATGGCCAAAAGTATACACAATACATACAACTCTCCTTATAGAAAAGCATGTTACGCTAGACAATATAAAGCACTTCTTTTTGGAGATGATGAATTGGGGATTAGAGGGTTTCCTCTGATTGCCTTCCTGAATAATGATAATCCTACTGACCAGGAACTTATAGATGCCATGAATCTAGTTTTAAAACATATAAACGTACAGATTGAAAAAGTTGAGGGTGATTTTTATGATCAAAACAAGCAATTTGTAAAAGCTGATTTTGAAGAGATTACTCCTTATATACATTATAAAAAATCAATTGATCGCTATTTATCAAACAATTTAGACTTTTGTGATCTTGCTGACAATGCTCAAGATGAGCTTGATTCGCAGACATGGACTAGAATCGGTCTAGAAATGGGTGTCATCTTAGGTGGAACTTTTATATGCAGCAGAGTCTTCAAAGCAGCACCATTTTCAAAAGGTTTATGCCAACTGCCATTTGGGCTTGGAGCAAATATTTATTTCATTTGGTATGAGACAACACATTATAACCACGCATTAGAATCAATACTTATCGAACCTGATGGAAATAGAAATCTTGTGACACTCGACCAATTAGATGATCAAGAGCTCGCGAAATTTCTCTCAATTATCATGCTTCCTGTTGGAACAGGTCTACCTGAACTGATTCCAAAATTAAAAGAAGGTATCAAACCTTTAAAAAGATTTTTAGGAGTTCCGTTCTTGTTCTAGATCTTAATTGAGCCTATTATCTACAATATTAAAATGTTTGAATTCTAAACAATTTTTGAAAAACTGCTTACTTTTTATATAGGTCATTTTTCATAACCTACTCAATTCACGTGATATCTTTGGCATAAGTTATGCATAAATAACATCATCTTATAGGGGAGATGTTATGAAAAAACTTTTTTTGTCTATCAATATTGCCGTACTTTCAATTCTATCAATATCCACAACCTTGCATGCCGATGATGTTTTCGAATATCGATCTTTTAATAAAAAAGGACAGGTAAAGTCTAAAAGAAAATATAAGAAAAAGCACAGAATTAAAGAAAAAGTTTCAACCGAAAAAAAATTTGAAGTCTCTGCTGCCTATATGCAAGCAGATATTTCATTTGAAAATATTGAAATGTACGACGCGAAAGGTATAGGATTAAGTGCTGGAAGAATCTTTTACCTAGGAAATGGATTTAAAACAACTTCATCTCTTATTATTGACTATGCGTCTGCAAAATTTTCAAATAGCACAATAAATAATTTTCTTGAGAGATCAAACATCGACCTAACTCTTGCTGAAATTGGACTTTCCCAAAAATTTGGATATGAAATTGGTATTCATTCATTTAAAATCGTCCCTTTTATCTCTCCTAATCTTTTTTATGGAAGCATTTCTGCTCAAGATCTTTTTGGAAATACTTCAAGTGAAAATTTCTATCGATACGGTGCTAACCTTGGTATAAATTTTGATTTCAGCAACAATATCTCTCCATTTGCGAGTTATAATTTTTCAAAAATTAAACTCGATTCAATGAGTGATACCGCTGACTACAAATCACTCGTAATTGGTATCGCCTTTCGCTTTTAAGAAATTATTTATACAAATACTCAATGATTTTCTTAGCAAGAAATGTTGTCTTATAATGCCATTTATTGACATTTACATTCATTATCGAAATTGAAAAACCTCTGTCTTCACTATCCTGAGGGCGAACAAATAAAGTCAGCCAATCCCTCTTACCATATGGTATTCCACCCGTCATAGCTCCTGTTTTTGCTCCAATAATCAATTTATCTCTTATTTTCTTATTTAAACTCCTATAAAGCCTCTTCGCAGTGCCCTTTTTTACGGCCATCACCATCATCGATTCCAACTGCTTACTTTTTTCTTTGTGAATAACTTCTTCTTGCATATCCTTTTTCTGCCACACAACCTCTTTTCGATGTCTATCTAGTATTTTTTTTACAAGTGATGGGTAAAGCATAGTTCCATCATTGGCAACAATTGAAGAAAGTATAGCAGCATGGACAGGAGTAATCATCGTATCAGAATTTAATCCACTGGCCAGTTCTGCTCTATTATAATCGTCCTTAGGCAACTGAAATGAAGAACTCGTAGTATCTAAAAATTGAGTTAGTTTTTTATTAAAACCAAAATCATTTGCAGATTCTAATAAGTCTTCATTTGAGAGATATTTCAGTGCTCCCTTTGCAAAAATAACATTATTGCTCGTAGCAAACGCTCTTTCTAGAGATTGTTCCCTCGTCCACTTCGTTTTTTTATCTTTTAATTGATATTTATACAAAGTAGTACTTCTTCCAGAGTAAGCTAGTTTTTCATCTGGCCCTAGATTCTTTTTTTCTAATAAACTTGCAGCTGTCACAATTTTAATTAAACTAGCAGATGGATTGGTACTACTAAAAGGGAGTGCATAATTGAGAGAATTATGACTTTTTTCAAATCCAGAAAAACCTATGATCTCACCATTATTATTATCAATTACAACGACTGCGCTAAAGTCCGATTTGTATTTTAATAATAAACTGTTGAGGTATTTCATAAGGTCTTCATCGACCGTATATTCAACTCTAACTTGATTATTAAGATCACTTTCCAAAAGATTTTTTTCAAAAATACTTCTTGATATACTTTGCTTTGTACTTAAGAGTAATAGCTTTTGTTTTTTCAGTTCATTTTTTTTAATGACATGAAAAACAGACCCAATTGAAATAGTTGCAATGGTAAGAATTGAAAATATTTTAATTTTTTTTGCCATGATCTGATTATGACAGAAAACCCTTTCCTATGACAAAAAATTCTTTGCTAATACTTCTGGTTGATTTTGGTCGCAAATGTTTAAATTCTTTAAAACGGCATTTCATACTTTTTAAAAAGACTTGCGCTTCGTGTCCATCAAAAACTTTTATAACAAAATTTCCTCCAGGTAACAAATAGACTGGCAAAATCTCAAAAACTTTTTCAACAAGAAGCAAACTCCTGTCTTGATCAACTGATCGAATTCCTGTTGTATTAGGGGCCATATCAGATAAAACGACATTGAACTTTTCATGACAATCAAGTGAAGCTAGATCAGATACGTCAAATATATCTTTTTGAAATAATTTGATATTCTTTTGGTTTGTTAATTTTTCTTGTAATGGTCTTATATCAATTCCATGAACACTACCCTTTTCCCCAACTTTTTTTGCCGCATACTGAGTCCAAGATCCTGGATGGTAACCAAAATCGACTACGTGGTCCCCTTTTTTTAATATTTTGTATTTGAGATCAATTTCTTCAAGTTTAAAAACACTTCTGGCCAGAAAATTTTGTTTTTTCGCTTTTTTAAAGTAATGATCTTGTACTTCAAACATCCAATGCCCTCAGATATTTATATTTTTTAAATTTGTCATTTGACGCAGATTGTATATCATATTTTTTAATTTTTGCAATTAAAGTACCCTTGCTTAACTTGATTTCAGTGGATGTTTGGTTAATTTTCCCATTATATTTATTTAGTTTTTTCCGCAAATATGTCTTTTCAAAACCGGCCAAAGCATCATGATAATGTTGATAACTCAAAAATTCATACTGATCGTCATGTTTAAGTTTCCATTCATTAAATAAACCCTCTGTCACAATTTCAGGGTGAAGTATATTACAGTAATTATTAAATCGTATCAATTCTCTAAAGTTTCCGGGCCACGAATAGTTACAAAGAATATTGAGGAGTCCTGGTGCTAAATTTTTATTTGCAGAGAGTATCTGTCTTAATTTTGTTGGGTTAAAACTAACACTTTGAAGCGTGTAAGTTAAACCCTTAATTTGATGAAATAAATCTTCTCTAAACTTTCCTAATAGTACTTCATTTTCAAGGTATTTATTTGTCGAAAAAACAATTGTCCCTGTAAACTTCTTTTTCTTTAAACAACCTATGCTATGATAAGACTTTTCTTCCAGCACTTGCAAAATCTTGGCCTGTAAATGTAAATCTAACTCGCAAATTTCATCGAGAAAAAGTACTTTGTTATGAGCGGATTCGAGTAGGCCTTTTTTATTCGATCTAGAATCAACGTGTCCAAATAATTCATCTTCAAAGTGTTCTGGTCTAATTGAAGCAAGATTAACATGGATGCAATATTCTTCATCTCTATATATGTCATAGATCAATTTTTTAACAAAAGTTGTTTTCCCTGTACCTGGAGCTCCTAAGACGAGAATTGGAATTTTATTTTCAATAGCTTTTTTTAACATATTTTCAGACATTTTTTCTCCTTATGCATAAACTGCTTATCTACTTGAGAAAAATTTGTCTAAGAAAAATTATTAAAAATTCACATTTGAAACTATATCTAGTATTTTTTGATTTCCCCAAAAAAGTGGACCTTTCATGAGCTTTTGATTTAAGTATTTAATCTCTTTCGTATCATCTCTCAAAATAATATTTCTACGGTGGCACAGGATTGTGCCAGCAGCAATATCCCAAATCATTTTTTTTCTTTTCGTAACAACAAAATTACATCCTCCGGCGGCAAGAAGTGCTAATTTTAAAGCAATGCTACCTTTCGGGGTCAAGATAAAATCTGGAAATTTTAGTATTGGAAACATTCCTTTTGAAAATTCACTTCTAGAAATAAGGCCACAATAGAAACCATCGATAATATTTGGAGGTTGAATAAATTCATCTGCTGTATTTAAGCATAATCCACTAAAGGGGTTATAAAGAAAAGCATGATTCTCACGGTCTGCTATTTCAGCACTATTCATAATTGCAATACTTACAGAACATTCATCTAACCCTTTTGTTAACCCCTTGGTTCCATCAATTGGGTCGACAATTATTGCCGGGAACAATAAGCTTTGATGTTTTTCTTCAGAATAGTAATTATAGTGAGCAAATTTAGGTATCTTTGAGAAAAAATTTTCTATGAGATCAGACAACCCTAGATCGATACATGTAACTTCAGAGCCATCATCTTTTAAATTGGTATGAGACTTCTTTTCTCCTGTGTAATAAGGACGAATATAATTTATAATTTCAATTTTTAGTTTTTCAAAGATTTCATTCATTACTCTTCCAAATTTAAGATAGTAATTTAAATAATATTTTTATTCGCCCTTCAAGATGAGAATCTAGAAGACAAATCAAAATGTAAACAAGATAAATCATATTTCTCCTCGATCTTAACCTTGAAATCGCTTGGAAGATCAGTTCTAGTGGAACGAGTGAGAATAAAGCAAGGTACCACATAAGAGAAAGTCTTCCAAAAATTCGATAATCAAACATTAGAGAAGACAGAATTAACACCGTCGTTACAATTAACATTTCTTTTAGTCTATCAACCCGAATATTTAATCTTCTTAAATAAAATAAATCAGAATTAAATATTTTCAAAAATGTTAAAGGAACACCGATAAGGTGCAAATAAAAGAATGCCTTTCGTCCAAGTACGTCTAAATATATGTTTACGAAATCTAGTCCTGCAGCATCTTTCAGAGAAATATTGTCATAAGATAATAATACATATCCTACAATCGAGGCAAGGCCAAACGAAGAATATTTTAGAACTCTTTTTTTAAACCATTGTGTTTTTTCACTTAAGAGGATGTTATAAATTATTAAAAATAACGCTGGTACGTAGAGGGAAACTTCAATATTTAAAATCACTCCATAGAGAAAAACAATTCCTAAAAAAAGTCCTGTCCTATAACTTGAACTTTTTACGACCCATAAAACAGTCCATATCATTAGCAAAGAATGACTCATTGTGAGTAAATGACTAAGATCAAAAGAGAGAACTTTTGAAAATGACCATGATGAAATAGTTGCAAAGACCCCCAGGATCGCCAACCTTCTCGAGACAAAAAATCTAAAAAAAGCATAAAGTGTAATAAAAAATAACCCACCACCAACAACATAAAAATGAAGTCCCCATGCCAGTCGCATAAGTTCAGAATATTTAAAAAAGGGATAATAGTTTACGGTCATAAAATTCCAGTAAACGTTTGATAAGGCCTGCGAATGGTCATAAAAAAGTTTAAGTGCTCCAATCGAATTTAAAGTAGACATAAGAGGAGTCGAGATAGCAAAGACCAATGCAATCAATGTAAGAAGTGTTTTTTCGAAAGAGTCCAGATATCTATATTCATTAAAATTTGAAGAAACAGACTCTTGAATTATTTTTCCTCTTGTTGGCCATGAATAGAAAAGTCCTAGAAAAACCCATGTACTCCAAAATATGTTATTAACCCATTTTGGAGGAAGGAAATTTACAACGTTAAAAAATAATATAAAAAAGATCATCCCTGTTGTTATTCTGTAAACAACTCTATCAATTGACGAGTTCACACGGTAATAGATCTTTAAGCGGTGATCTAATTCTTTTCCGAATAAAAACCACTGTCCAATCATAAAAGCTATATAGAGAAGCATTAAGACACATTGGGCGACCATGCTTAAAGACGTGGCCTTTTGGAGCCAAACAGGAATTAAGAGGAATGAAAAATATGTAAGTGCCCGATATAAAAAGAATTTTGACTTTATTAGTAATATTCCAGACTTTTTAGCTAAAGTAATTTCCATAATACCCGATTATTTTAATAGGGGATGCAAGATCCCTCAAATTTTTCCTTGAATGATAGGCCAGTCCCCAGCTGGCCTAATTTCATTATAGCATTAATGTAATAACTTATCAGCAATACTTGCCGGGAGAATTTGGCCTGCGGTTAATGACCCGGCGTGCTAACATAAGTATGTTAGTGCTATGGTATACATAGCTTAGTCAGATCATGGAGGAGATGACTTGAGTATTTCATTTGGCTCAATTAATACAGGACTACCAAAAGACATCGTCCAACAGATTATTAAGGCCGAACAGATCCCTATTGAGAGAATGGAAGCTCGTAAGTCAAAAATTTCTGATAGGCAGACACTTGTCAATCAACTAGGCCAACTAGTTGAAGGTATAAGAGGAGATGTCTTTGCAAACTCAGACGACAGATCTTTTAGAGAATTTTTAATAAACACACGTGACGATATAATTGATGTGTCATTTGATAAAAGTAGAGTTCAACCAGGCTCTTATCAGTTAGAGGTTGTCCAAATGGCCAGAAAGTCTTCGGCCATGACCTCAGGCTTTGAGGATCCTGAAAATTCATATGTGGGAGTGGGATATATTCAGTATAGGCTACCAAATGGTGATTGGAAGGATGTATATATTGATTCTTCAAACTCTTCCTTGAATGATATAGCAAAATTAATAAATCGAGATACTTCTAATGGAATGAGGGCGAATGTTATTAATGACGGAAGTGGAGGTAAATCTCCGTGGAGGTTGTTACTTAGTTTGGAAGAAACTGGTGATCAAAACCTAGCGGACTTCCCTTATTTTTATTTTGTGGATGGTGAACAAGATTTTTATCTTGAAAAAGAAAGACATGCCCAAGATGCAATTGTTAAAATTGATGGCTTTGAAGTTGAATTTCCGACAAATACGATTACAGATGTCATTCCAGGTGTGACATTTGATCTTAAAAAAGCAGCACCAGGAGAAGAATTTTCTCTTAAGATCGGAGAAGACTCGAGCAAGATAACTGAAAAAATAAGTGCAATGGTTGATAAAATCAATGAAGTACTGCAGTTTATCAAACAGCAAAATACTCTTGATGAAAATTCTGATACAGGAAAAACTCTGGGCGGAGATATTTTACTTCAAACTATAGAGGGGAAAATACGATCTAGTGTATTTATGCCTGTTGAAACAGAATTTGGAATGCGAAGAGTATCCGATTTTGGTGTTCAATTTCAAAAATCTGGACTTCTTGAACTTGACGATAAAAAATTTGAAGAAGCATTAAAGAGCAATTACAAAATGATATCCCAAGTAATGGTTGGAAAATATGACATTGAAGAGGGAAAAGTTAATGGTTTTATAAATAACCTGGCAGATGCAGTAAATAGCATTTTAAGATTTCCTGATGGAAGTATTCAACTAAGAAAACAAAGTTTGAGATCAAATATTGAACAAATTGACAGACAGATAGAGCAAAAACAGAGAAATATTGCGAAAAAGGAAGAACAGCTAAAAGATAAGTTTGCGCGTCTTGAAGGTACAATTTCAAAAATTAAAAACCAGGGTGCTGGACTAGCAGGTCTTGGATCAGGAACAGATAACTTTGTAACACAACTAGGATAATCAATACGGAGGGAAAATGAGTTATGGATTAGGGGCATACAAAAAAACTTCAATCCACACGGCCAGTAAGGATCAAATTTTACTCATGCTTTATCAAGCTGCAATTAAAAATTGCAAGAAGGCCATGGAAGCAATTGACAATCATGAACTTGCTAAAAAAGGTGAGCATATTGGTAAGCTTCAAGACATTGTGATGGAATTAAGTAATAGTTTAGATTTTGAAGTTGGTGGAGAAGTCTCACAAGAATTGGCCTCACTATATGACTTTATACTTCATGCAAGTACACAGGCCAATAT
The nucleotide sequence above comes from Halobacteriovoraceae bacterium. Encoded proteins:
- a CDS encoding RlmE family RNA methyltransferase, translated to MFEVQDHYFKKAKKQNFLARSVFKLEEIDLKYKILKKGDHVVDFGYHPGSWTQYAAKKVGEKGSVHGIDIRPLQEKLTNQKNIKLFQKDIFDVSDLASLDCHEKFNVVLSDMAPNTTGIRSVDQDRSLLLVEKVFEILPVYLLPGGNFVIKVFDGHEAQVFLKSMKCRFKEFKHLRPKSTRSISKEFFVIGKGFLS
- a CDS encoding sigma-54-dependent Fis family transcriptional regulator — translated: MSENMLKKAIENKIPILVLGAPGTGKTTFVKKLIYDIYRDEEYCIHVNLASIRPEHFEDELFGHVDSRSNKKGLLESAHNKVLFLDEICELDLHLQAKILQVLEEKSYHSIGCLKKKKFTGTIVFSTNKYLENEVLLGKFREDLFHQIKGLTYTLQSVSFNPTKLRQILSANKNLAPGLLNILCNYSWPGNFRELIRFNNYCNILHPEIVTEGLFNEWKLKHDDQYEFLSYQHYHDALAGFEKTYLRKKLNKYNGKINQTSTEIKLSKGTLIAKIKKYDIQSASNDKFKKYKYLRALDV
- the fliD gene encoding flagellar filament capping protein FliD, with translation MSISFGSINTGLPKDIVQQIIKAEQIPIERMEARKSKISDRQTLVNQLGQLVEGIRGDVFANSDDRSFREFLINTRDDIIDVSFDKSRVQPGSYQLEVVQMARKSSAMTSGFEDPENSYVGVGYIQYRLPNGDWKDVYIDSSNSSLNDIAKLINRDTSNGMRANVINDGSGGKSPWRLLLSLEETGDQNLADFPYFYFVDGEQDFYLEKERHAQDAIVKIDGFEVEFPTNTITDVIPGVTFDLKKAAPGEEFSLKIGEDSSKITEKISAMVDKINEVLQFIKQQNTLDENSDTGKTLGGDILLQTIEGKIRSSVFMPVETEFGMRRVSDFGVQFQKSGLLELDDKKFEEALKSNYKMISQVMVGKYDIEEGKVNGFINNLADAVNSILRFPDGSIQLRKQSLRSNIEQIDRQIEQKQRNIAKKEEQLKDKFARLEGTISKIKNQGAGLAGLGSGTDNFVTQLG
- the fliS gene encoding flagellar export chaperone FliS → MSYGLGAYKKTSIHTASKDQILLMLYQAAIKNCKKAMEAIDNHELAKKGEHIGKLQDIVMELSNSLDFEVGGEVSQELASLYDFILHASTQANIKIDKTPLIGCLNVLNTLYAAWVEAIKTLTPEDKAKLQKKYAE